The Populus alba chromosome 6, ASM523922v2, whole genome shotgun sequence genome contains a region encoding:
- the LOC118050154 gene encoding pentatricopeptide repeat-containing protein At4g21065 — MEKGKEKEQHPHPPSTTAAGNTRAAEQSCLALLQACNTFSKLTQIHTHILKSGLQNNPLVLTKFTAASSDLEVINYATSFLFSPESDTRLYDTFLYNTITRAYAQTNNLKAKAIGVYKLMLERKKLPNKFTYPFVLKACAGIGDLNLGKSVHGSVMKFGFGDEVNVQNTLVHMYCCCRGGEGGIEFARKVFDEMYKSDSVSWSAMIGGYVRVGRSSDAINLFREMQIKGVCPDEITMVSVLSACTGLGALELGKWVESYVEKERIQKNVELSNALIDMFAKCGDVDKATNLFRSLRERNIVSWTSVIGGLAMHGRGVEAVAVFEEMLRSGVTPDDVVFIGLLSACSHSGLVDKGKRYFDSMRKDFGIVPKIEHYGCMVDMLCRAGLVKEALEFVQEMPIDPNPVVWRTLINACRAHGELKLGEKITRQLIRNEPMHESNYVLLSNIYAKMSDWEKKTRIREAMDVKGMKKIPGSTMIELDNEIYEFVAGDKSHAQSKEIYEMVDEMGKEMKRAGYIPTTTEVLLDIDDEDKEDTLNRHSEKLAIAFALLNTPPGTLIRIVKNLRVCDDCHSATKFISKIYNREIVVRDRNRFHHFKNGLCSCRDFW; from the exons ATGGAGAAGGGGAAGGAGAAGGAG CAGCACCCCCACCCACCATCCACCACGGCGGCCGGAAACACAAGAGCGGCGGAGCAGAGCTGTCTGGCTCTACTTCAAGCCTGCAACACGTTCTCAAAACTAACCCAGATACACACTCACATTCTCAAATCAGGTCTCCAAAACAACCCATTAGTCCTCACCAAATTCACTGCCGCATCCTCTGATCTTGAAGTCATTAACTATGCTACTTCCTTCCTGTTCTCACCGGAATCCGATACTCGTTTGTATGATACATTTTTGTACAATACTATCACCAGGGCTTATGCccaaactaataatttaaagGCAAAAGCTATTGGTGTGTATAAGCTCAtgcttgaaagaaaaaaattgcccAATAAATTTACTTACCCTTTTGTTCTTAAGGCTTGTGCAGGTATCGGGGACTTGAATTTGGGGAAGTCGGTTCATGGATCAGTGATGAAATTTGGGTTTGGTGATGAAGTTAACGTGCAGAATACTTTGGTGCATATGTACTGTTGTTGTAGAGGCGGGGAAGGAGGGATTGAGTTTGCACGGAAGGTGTTTGATGAGATGTATAAGTCGGATTCTGTTTCTTGGAGTGCAATGATTGGTGGGTACGTGCGGGTGGGGAGGTCTAGCGATGCCATTAATTTGTTTAGGGAAATGCAAATCAAGGGGGTTTGTCCTGATGAGATTACTATGGTTTCGGTTTTGAGTGCGTGTACAGGTTTAGGTGCGCTCGAGTTAGGGAAGTGGGTGGAGTCTTATGTTGAGAAGGAGAGGATACAGAAGAATGTTGAGCTTAGCAATGCGTTGATTGATATGTTTGCAAAGTGTGGTGATGTTGATAAAGCAACAAACTTGTTTAGAAGTCTGAGAGAGAGGAACATTGTTTCGTGGACTTCGGTAATTGGTGGTTTAGCAATGCATGGTCGTGGTGTAGAGGCTGTTGCTGTGTTCGAGGAGATGTTAAGAAGTGGAGTGACCCCAGATGATGTTGTGTTTATCGGACTGCTCTCTGCTTGTAGTCATTCCGGGTTAGTTGATAAAGGGAAAAGATATTTTGATTCAATGAGAAAGGATTTTGGCATTGTACCTAAGATTGAACACTATGGATGCATGGTAGATATGTTATGCAGGGCAGGACTGGTAAAAGAAGCACTGGAGTTTGTTCAAGAAATGCCTATTGATCCTAACCCTGTTGTTTGGCGTACTCTGATTAATGCTTGTCGTGCTCATGGTGAGCTCAAGCTTGGAGAGAAAATTACCAGACAGCTAATCAGAAACGAGCCCATGCATGAATCCAATTATGTGTTACTGTCCAACATCTATGCAAAAATGTCCGATTGGGAAAAGAAAACCAGGATTAGAGAGGCGATGGACGTGAAAGGGATGAAGAAGATCCCTGGGAGCACTATGATTGAGTTGGACAACGAAATTTATGAATTTGTGGCTGGAGATAAATCACATGCGCAGTCGAAAGAAATATATGAGATGGTGGATGAGATGGGGAAGGAGATGAAGAGGGCTGGATATATTCCAACCACTACAGAGGTGTTGCTTGATATCGATGATGAAGATAAGGAAGATACTTTAAATAGGCATAGTGAAAAGCTGGCTATTGCTTTTGCCCTTCTGAATACACCACCTGGAACTCTTATTCGGATTGTGAAGAACTTGCGAGTTTGTGATGATTGCCACTCTGCTACCAAGTTTATCTCCAAGATTTATAACCGAGAAATAGTAGTGAGAGATCGAAACCGGTTTCATCATTTTAAGAATGGTCTGTGCTCATGTAGAGATTTCTGGTGA
- the LOC118050289 gene encoding probable sugar phosphate/phosphate translocator At5g25400 codes for MGKGGSLSDSVLKKILLSYTYVAIWIFLSFTVIVYNKYILDKKMYNWPFPISLTMIHMSFCATLAILLIKVFKFVEPVSMSRDVYLKSVVPIGALYSLSLWLSNSAYIYLSVSFIQMLKALMPVAVYSIGVLLKKESFKSNTMANMISISVGVGIAAYGEARFDTWGVILQLGAVAFEATRLVMIQILLTSKGITLNPITSLYYVAPCCLAFLSIPWIFVEYPVLKESSSFHFDFVIFGTNSLCAFALNLAVFLLVGKTSALTMNVAGVVKDWLLIAFSWSVIKDTVTPINLFGYGLAFLGVAYYNHAKLQALKAKEAQKKAQQADEEAGRLLEGREGEGNTKRTESED; via the coding sequence ATGGGCAAGGGTGGATCTCTAAGTGACAGTGTTCTGAAAAAGATCTTGCTTTCCTACACCTATGTAGCCATCTGGATCTTCCTTTCCTTCACTGTTATCGTTTACAACAAATACATCCTTGACAAAAAGATGTATAATTGGCCATTCCCAATATCTCTAACCATGATCCACATGTCTTTTTGTGCCACTCTTGCCATCCTTCTCATTaaagttttcaaatttgttgAACCTGTTTCCATGTCTAGAGATGTTTATCTCAAATCTGTTGTTCCCATTGGTGCTTTATATTCTCTGAGTCTTTGGCTTTCTAACTCTGCTTATATTTACTTATCTGTTTCTTTTATTCAGATGTTAAAAGCCCTGATGCCTGTTGCTGTTTATTCTATTGGGGTTTTGCTTAAAAAAGAGAGCTTTAAGTCTAATACTATGGCTAATATGATATCAATCTCTGTTGGTGTTGGGATTGCTGCTTATGGAGAGGCTAGATTTGATACCTGGGGGGTTATTCTTCAGCTTGGTGCTGTTGCTTTTGAGGCTACAAGATTGGTAATGATTCAAATCTTGCTTACTTCTAAAGGGATTACATTGAATCCAATTACCTCTCTTTATTATGTCGCGCCTTGCTGTTTGGCATTCTTGTCTATCCCTTGGATTTTTGTGGAATACCCTGTGTTGAAGGAGTCTTCAAGTTTCCATTTTGATTTTGTCATCTTCGGGACCAATTCTTTATGTGCTTTTGCCTTGAATCTCGCCGTGTTCTTGCTTGTGGGAAAGACTTCGGCCTTGACCATGAATGTGGCTGGTGTGGTTAAGGATTGGTTGTTGATCGCCTTTTCTTGGTCGGTTATTAAGGATACTGTGACccccattaatttgtttggcTATGGGCTTGCATTTTTGGGTGTCGCGTATTACAATCATGCAAAGTTGCAGGCTTTGAAGGCGAAGGAGGCACAGAAGAAGGCTCAGCAGGCTGATGAGGAGGCTGGAAGGTTGTTGGAAGGCAGGGAAGGAGAGGGAAACACGAAGAGAACTGAATCAGAAGACTAA